In one Mycobacteroides chelonae genomic region, the following are encoded:
- a CDS encoding ImmA/IrrE family metallo-endopeptidase gives MPKMRCVTTDLRSTRELQAIHKQCTRKLADLGLDTLTTVEDIRARASELSERDIQLVPYALSGSGVHGLLVRTDATDYVVYDSDTTTMHREHIILHELSHVMCGHTSSSKRELAEVLCRETYLDDQEVEAEMLASMMGQRVSPDSHRPIPVTNANLRRILASLVLEGSPAAP, from the coding sequence ATGCCGAAGATGCGTTGTGTCACAACCGATCTACGGTCCACTCGCGAACTTCAGGCTATCCACAAGCAGTGCACCCGCAAGCTGGCGGACCTGGGTCTGGACACGCTCACGACCGTCGAGGACATCCGCGCCCGCGCCAGTGAACTCAGCGAGCGCGATATCCAGTTGGTGCCCTACGCGCTCTCCGGCAGCGGCGTGCACGGCCTGCTGGTCCGCACCGACGCCACCGACTACGTAGTGTACGACAGCGACACCACCACCATGCATCGCGAGCACATCATCCTGCACGAGCTGAGCCATGTGATGTGTGGACACACCAGTTCAAGCAAGCGTGAACTGGCCGAAGTCCTCTGTCGTGAGACCTATCTCGACGACCAGGAGGTCGAGGCAGAAATGCTCGCCTCCATGATGGGGCAGCGCGTCAGTCCTGACAGCCACCGCCCCATCCCCGTCACGAACGCCAACCTGCGGCGCATCCTGGCATCACTCGTGCTGGAAGGCTCACCGGCGGCACCGTGA
- a CDS encoding fatty acyl-AMP ligase, which yields MSDAVAVRQSGIEDYLDAQGSIDLPPGTTLLSNFAHNIAEFGATAAYRYLDFTRDDDGVALELSWLELDTRMRAIGARLQQVTQPGDRVAILAPQGLDYVIGFFAAIQAGNIAVPLFAPELPGHTERLDAVLADATPSVILTTDSAAESVNAFLRKLPRQRRPRVIAIDAVPDSVGATFVPAELDSEDLAYLQYTSGSTRTPAGVEITHRAACTNVLQMILAGGLDTNIRSVSWLPLYHDMGLIMILFPPLCGGHITLMSPLAFVRRPRRWVKQLATESAFGRVFAAAPNFAFELAAQRGRPPAGETWDLSNVAGLLNGSEPVTISAIEKFTEAFAPYGFPATAIKPSYGMAEATLSVATIATDARPSVIYLDRDQLAEDRAVPVSPDAPMAVPHVSCGQVISSQWLTIVDPRTGNELPEGEIGEIWLHGDNIGRGYWGRTQETQDTFHNTLKSRLTQRSHATGTAAEARWLRTGDLGVYLNDNLYVTGRIKDLIIIDGRNHYPQDIEATASEASSAVRSGYVAAFSVAANQLAEAAIADTSERLVIVAERAPGSGRAEHAPVVDAIRAAISRQHNLPVADVRLVAAGAIPRTTSGKLARGACRAEYLTDTYR from the coding sequence ATGTCAGATGCAGTGGCGGTTCGCCAGAGTGGAATTGAGGATTATCTCGACGCCCAGGGCTCGATCGACCTTCCTCCCGGCACCACCCTGCTCTCCAACTTCGCACACAACATCGCCGAATTCGGCGCCACCGCCGCCTACCGCTACCTGGACTTCACCCGCGACGATGACGGTGTCGCACTGGAACTGAGCTGGCTGGAGCTGGACACCCGGATGCGCGCGATCGGCGCCCGCCTGCAGCAGGTCACCCAGCCGGGTGATCGCGTGGCGATCCTGGCGCCGCAGGGTCTGGACTACGTCATCGGATTCTTCGCCGCCATTCAGGCCGGAAACATCGCGGTTCCCCTCTTCGCCCCCGAGCTGCCCGGCCACACCGAACGCCTCGACGCGGTGCTCGCCGATGCCACCCCGTCGGTCATCCTGACCACCGACAGCGCCGCCGAATCGGTGAACGCGTTCTTGCGCAAGCTTCCTCGTCAGCGGCGCCCGCGCGTCATCGCCATCGACGCGGTGCCGGACTCGGTCGGTGCGACATTCGTCCCCGCTGAACTCGACTCCGAGGACCTCGCCTACCTGCAGTACACCTCGGGTTCCACCCGTACCCCGGCCGGTGTCGAGATCACCCACCGCGCGGCCTGTACCAACGTGCTGCAGATGATCCTGGCCGGCGGCCTGGACACCAACATCCGCAGCGTGAGCTGGCTGCCGCTGTATCACGACATGGGCCTGATCATGATCCTGTTTCCCCCGTTGTGCGGCGGCCACATCACCTTGATGTCGCCGTTGGCCTTCGTGCGGCGCCCCCGGCGCTGGGTCAAACAACTGGCCACCGAGTCCGCGTTCGGGCGGGTGTTCGCCGCCGCCCCCAACTTCGCCTTCGAACTCGCCGCCCAGCGTGGCCGCCCACCGGCCGGCGAAACCTGGGATCTGAGCAATGTCGCGGGTCTGCTCAACGGATCTGAGCCGGTGACCATCTCCGCGATCGAGAAGTTCACCGAGGCCTTCGCCCCCTACGGATTCCCGGCCACCGCGATCAAGCCGTCGTACGGCATGGCCGAAGCAACGCTCTCCGTGGCCACCATCGCCACCGACGCACGCCCCAGCGTCATCTACCTGGACCGCGACCAGCTGGCCGAAGACCGCGCCGTACCCGTCTCACCGGACGCACCCATGGCCGTCCCGCACGTCTCCTGCGGTCAGGTGATCTCCAGCCAATGGCTGACCATCGTGGACCCGCGCACCGGAAACGAACTCCCCGAAGGAGAAATCGGTGAGATCTGGCTGCACGGCGACAACATCGGCCGCGGCTACTGGGGCCGCACCCAGGAAACCCAAGACACCTTCCACAACACGCTGAAGTCGCGACTCACCCAGCGCAGCCACGCAACCGGAACCGCCGCCGAGGCCCGCTGGCTGCGCACCGGGGATCTCGGGGTGTACCTGAACGACAACCTCTACGTCACCGGCCGCATCAAGGACCTCATCATCATCGACGGGCGCAACCACTACCCGCAGGACATCGAGGCCACCGCCTCGGAGGCCTCGTCCGCGGTGCGTTCCGGCTATGTCGCCGCCTTCTCCGTCGCGGCCAATCAACTCGCCGAAGCCGCCATCGCCGACACCAGCGAACGCCTGGTCATCGTCGCCGAACGCGCCCCCGGATCGGGACGGGCCGAACACGCCCCCGTCGTCGACGCGATCCGCGCCGCCATCTCACGCCAGCACAATCTGCCCGTGGCCGACGTCCGGCTGGTCGCCGCGGGTGCGATACCCCGCACCACCAGCGGAAAGCTGGCCCGTGGCGCGTGCCGCGCGGAATACCTCACCGACACCTACCGCTAA